The following proteins are encoded in a genomic region of Dyadobacter sp. UC 10:
- a CDS encoding GSCFA domain-containing protein — MREIKLSTEVNIIPSEWKIDHKSKVLTIGSCFAEVLGSQLNAYKFPVLNNPLGTIFNPLTICKTLDLALDKNDPAGELFLKTSDDIWLHHDFHSSLWSNSRAELESQLVRKLSDLRTFITEADVLVITLGTAYGYRHKATNMVIGNCHKLPAEHFIRELLHPDQISMAMELLIQKLLMFRRNLRVVLTVSPVRHTRDTLPLNQVSKSTLRLACHRLAEKYKHISYFPSYEIMIDELRDYRFYKNDLIHPNELAEEHIFQSFAKSFIEPDSLELMQEWDKIMLTINHRPLHGFTKSHLKFLKSVWSKLNEISRKMNVAEEMEEIERRIGEFPVL; from the coding sequence ATGAGAGAAATAAAGCTGAGTACAGAAGTCAATATCATTCCATCCGAGTGGAAAATAGATCACAAATCAAAAGTGCTGACGATCGGCTCTTGTTTTGCGGAAGTGCTTGGTTCTCAGTTGAACGCGTACAAGTTTCCAGTATTGAACAATCCGCTCGGTACTATTTTCAATCCCCTTACCATTTGCAAAACACTCGACCTGGCGCTTGATAAAAATGACCCGGCCGGTGAATTGTTCCTGAAAACATCAGACGATATCTGGCTGCACCACGATTTCCATTCGTCATTGTGGAGCAATAGCCGGGCTGAACTGGAAAGTCAGCTTGTCAGGAAATTGAGTGATTTACGCACATTCATAACGGAGGCCGATGTACTTGTGATTACTTTGGGTACCGCCTATGGTTATCGCCACAAAGCGACCAATATGGTGATCGGAAATTGCCACAAACTGCCAGCCGAACATTTTATCAGGGAACTTCTGCACCCTGATCAGATTAGTATGGCGATGGAGCTATTGATCCAAAAACTGTTAATGTTCAGAAGAAATCTGCGCGTGGTACTTACAGTTAGTCCTGTTCGTCATACACGCGATACATTGCCACTTAATCAGGTCAGCAAATCAACGCTCAGACTGGCTTGTCACCGGCTTGCGGAAAAGTATAAGCATATTTCCTATTTTCCTTCGTATGAGATCATGATCGATGAACTTCGGGATTACCGGTTTTATAAAAATGACCTCATCCATCCGAACGAGCTTGCAGAGGAACATATTTTTCAATCTTTTGCGAAATCATTCATCGAACCCGATTCACTTGAATTAATGCAGGAATGGGACAAAATTATGCTGACAATCAATCACCGGCCTTTACACGGATTTACTAAAAGTCATTTGAAGTTCCTGAAATCGGTGTGGAGCAAACTGAACGAGATTTCGAGGAAAATGAATGTGGCAGAGGAAATGGAGGAGATTGAAAGACGAATTGGAGAATTTCCGGTTTTGTAA
- a CDS encoding DUF6934 family protein: MDENIYPYEIFKEYTYEFVSVSKDKNVRKLVAFTETGRENVFNLALFDILDSGECCNITETRNRDMTTVMATIFRIVATFLEIDKEYVVVFRGNDSRRHRLYRIAISRELKNLSEKYVILGINEDRIEYFQPDQSYKLYIITNKL, encoded by the coding sequence ATGGACGAAAACATTTACCCTTACGAAATCTTCAAAGAGTACACTTATGAATTTGTAAGTGTTAGCAAGGATAAAAACGTAAGGAAGCTTGTTGCATTCACAGAAACCGGGCGGGAAAACGTCTTTAATCTCGCGTTGTTTGACATTTTGGATTCAGGGGAATGCTGTAATATCACCGAGACAAGGAACCGGGACATGACTACCGTTATGGCAACCATCTTCCGCATCGTGGCAACTTTTTTGGAAATAGATAAGGAATATGTTGTCGTTTTCAGGGGAAATGATTCAAGGAGACACCGATTGTATCGAATCGCTATCTCGAGAGAACTAAAAAACTTGTCAGAAAAATATGTTATTTTAGGGATCAATGAGGATAGAATCGAATATTTTCAACCCGATCAATCCTACAAACTATACATAATCACGAATAAGCTATGA
- a CDS encoding glycoside hydrolase family 16 protein — MHQITMFNNRVIFAFVAIASLACSRVAVTAQDKPYAFATTPSWQDEFDYSGKPDPAKWSYDLGDHGWGNNELQNYTDKLENAKVENGHLIITAIKEKSGKAGYSSARIVSKGKGDFLYGKIEVKAKLPTGRGTWPAIWTLGSEEGYGNKGWPDNGEIDIMEHVGFDQNRVHGNVHTKAFNHVLKTNKGNSVIVDKASEEFHIYSCEWTPELVTILVDGKAYFKFPKEASYQWPEWPFDKPFHLLLNMAVGGNWGGQEGVDDSIFPQKLEIDYVRFYPLAEKK; from the coding sequence ATGCACCAGATAACCATGTTTAATAATAGGGTAATTTTTGCATTTGTGGCAATAGCTTCGCTTGCTTGCTCGCGGGTAGCTGTCACTGCACAAGACAAACCATATGCCTTCGCCACAACCCCTTCCTGGCAAGATGAATTTGACTATTCAGGCAAGCCAGATCCGGCGAAATGGTCTTATGATTTGGGTGATCACGGCTGGGGGAACAACGAATTGCAAAATTACACTGACAAGCTCGAAAACGCCAAAGTAGAGAATGGTCACCTGATTATCACAGCAATCAAAGAGAAATCCGGGAAGGCTGGTTACAGTTCCGCCCGGATTGTGTCAAAAGGTAAGGGGGACTTTCTATATGGTAAAATCGAAGTAAAAGCCAAGCTGCCCACGGGCAGAGGAACCTGGCCTGCGATCTGGACCCTGGGCAGCGAGGAGGGTTACGGCAACAAAGGCTGGCCTGACAACGGCGAAATTGATATCATGGAACACGTTGGTTTTGATCAGAACCGTGTTCACGGGAATGTGCATACCAAAGCGTTTAACCACGTTCTGAAGACCAATAAAGGCAATAGCGTGATCGTCGATAAGGCATCGGAGGAATTTCACATTTACTCTTGCGAATGGACTCCTGAGTTGGTTACTATCCTCGTAGATGGTAAAGCCTACTTCAAATTCCCGAAAGAGGCCTCTTATCAATGGCCCGAGTGGCCGTTTGACAAACCTTTTCACCTGCTTTTAAATATGGCCGTCGGAGGTAATTGGGGCGGGCAAGAGGGTGTGGATGACAGCATTTTCCCACAAAAATTAGAGATAGATTACGTCCGCTTTTACCCGCTGGCCGAGAAAAAGTAG
- a CDS encoding DNA polymerase III subunit gamma/tau, translating into MDNFVVSARKYRPVTFDSVVGQSHITTTLKNAIRTNHLAQAFLFCGPRGVGKTTCARILAKTINCQNLGDDAEACGECESCVSFQNNASFNIHELDAASNNSVEDIRNLIDQVRYPPQTGKYKIYIIDEVHMLSQAAFNAFLKTLEEPPSYAIFILATTEKHKILPTILSRCQIFDFNRIQSKDIAYHLADIAQKEGITAEKEALELIGQKADGGLRDALSMFDLNVTFSTDNRLTYVAVLENLHILDYDYYFKITDALLAGSIARSLVLFDEILRKGFDGHLFVVGLLEHFRNLLVCKDPATVTLLQVSESAERKYLEQSAAADMSFLLSALSITGQCDINYKAAKNQRLHAELCLMKLANLPNILQLNSLAAVEETAKKKVEPPREPIVVAAPALPEPVLADHSNGNVAPAIQPAAPATVSSKLKNTIPLAITRPAATATIESSAQNRPEIDPVTHIRKEKLTLENLQRFWYEFAEKRREEGNSTTEEITLRREFRLEGSSIEIALDNTHQLEAIQNARYDLLGFLKSRLDAPKLDINARVAPQEVNRLPYTPAEKFNYMAEKNPYLLELKQVLGLDVDF; encoded by the coding sequence ATGGATAATTTCGTTGTTTCGGCCAGAAAATACCGCCCGGTTACTTTTGATTCGGTGGTTGGGCAATCACACATTACGACTACTTTAAAAAACGCAATCCGCACCAATCACCTCGCTCAGGCCTTTTTATTTTGCGGCCCAAGGGGGGTTGGAAAAACTACCTGTGCGAGAATTCTGGCGAAAACGATCAACTGCCAGAATCTGGGGGACGATGCGGAAGCCTGCGGTGAATGTGAATCCTGTGTAAGCTTTCAGAATAATGCATCCTTCAATATCCACGAACTGGATGCCGCTTCCAATAATTCCGTGGAAGATATCCGCAACCTGATCGATCAGGTGCGTTATCCGCCTCAAACCGGTAAATACAAAATCTATATCATTGATGAGGTGCATATGCTGTCGCAGGCTGCCTTCAATGCTTTTTTGAAGACATTGGAAGAACCGCCCAGCTACGCAATATTCATTCTGGCTACGACAGAGAAACACAAGATCTTACCTACTATTCTTTCCCGCTGCCAGATCTTCGATTTCAATCGGATACAGTCGAAAGATATCGCTTACCACCTGGCTGATATTGCCCAAAAAGAAGGTATTACTGCTGAGAAAGAAGCACTTGAACTGATCGGCCAGAAAGCAGATGGCGGATTGCGCGATGCATTGTCAATGTTCGACCTGAATGTGACATTTTCGACCGATAACCGCCTTACTTATGTGGCCGTACTTGAAAACCTGCATATTCTGGATTATGATTATTACTTCAAAATCACGGACGCGCTACTGGCAGGCAGCATTGCCAGATCACTCGTTTTGTTTGATGAAATCCTGAGAAAAGGTTTTGACGGACATTTGTTTGTAGTGGGCTTGCTGGAACATTTCCGCAACCTTCTGGTTTGCAAAGATCCCGCGACAGTTACATTGTTGCAGGTTTCCGAATCAGCCGAACGCAAATACCTGGAACAGTCTGCAGCGGCAGATATGAGCTTTTTATTATCTGCGTTAAGCATTACCGGTCAATGCGATATCAACTACAAAGCGGCCAAAAATCAGCGGCTGCATGCTGAGCTTTGTCTGATGAAACTCGCCAATCTCCCGAATATACTTCAACTAAATTCTCTTGCCGCCGTTGAAGAAACGGCAAAAAAAAAAGTTGAGCCCCCACGGGAGCCTATAGTAGTTGCAGCTCCCGCATTGCCTGAGCCAGTACTGGCCGATCATTCCAACGGAAATGTGGCCCCGGCAATTCAACCTGCTGCACCAGCAACGGTGTCTTCCAAACTCAAAAACACAATCCCGCTCGCCATAACCCGGCCGGCGGCAACTGCAACTATTGAAAGTTCGGCCCAGAACAGACCAGAAATTGACCCTGTAACGCACATTCGGAAGGAGAAGCTGACATTGGAAAACTTGCAGCGCTTTTGGTATGAATTTGCGGAAAAGAGAAGAGAAGAAGGGAATTCAACAACCGAGGAGATTACTTTAAGAAGAGAGTTCCGCCTCGAAGGCTCCTCTATCGAAATCGCCCTGGACAATACCCACCAGCTGGAAGCGATTCAAAATGCCCGCTATGATTTGCTTGGTTTTCTGAAAAGCCGCCTTGACGCCCCAAAACTCGATATTAATGCAAGGGTAGCACCTCAGGAAGTCAACCGCCTGCCTTACACGCCTGCCGAAAAGTTTAATTATATGGCAGAAAAAAACCCCTATCTTCTTGAACTGAAACAAGTGCTGGGGCTGGATGTAGATTTTTAG
- the coaE gene encoding dephospho-CoA kinase (Dephospho-CoA kinase (CoaE) performs the final step in coenzyme A biosynthesis.) translates to MSAPLQIGVTGGIGSGKSVVCELFSCLGVPVYNADIRAKWLTNHSLEVRSAVTALLGPDAYDAAGKYNTSYVASIVFKDEFLLKKLNQIIHPAVLRDTEDWVSKHGKSHYVIKEAAIMNRAGEGNTLDFVIVVEAEVNLRIARILERDQRSESEIRAIIERQVSDDARKKVADFVINNNENSALIPQVMQLHRQFLAFNKN, encoded by the coding sequence ATGTCAGCTCCTTTGCAAATTGGTGTTACCGGCGGAATAGGTTCAGGTAAAAGTGTGGTTTGCGAGCTATTTTCCTGCCTCGGAGTTCCTGTTTATAATGCTGATATCCGGGCGAAATGGCTCACAAATCATAGTTTGGAAGTCAGATCTGCTGTAACTGCGCTACTTGGCCCTGATGCATACGATGCAGCAGGTAAATACAACACTTCGTATGTAGCGTCCATTGTTTTCAAAGATGAGTTTTTGTTGAAAAAACTTAATCAAATTATACATCCCGCTGTTCTGCGCGACACCGAAGATTGGGTCAGCAAACATGGGAAATCACATTATGTGATCAAGGAAGCGGCGATAATGAACCGTGCCGGCGAGGGGAATACGCTTGATTTTGTGATTGTGGTAGAAGCAGAGGTCAACTTACGGATTGCCCGTATTCTGGAACGGGACCAACGGAGCGAATCTGAAATCAGGGCAATTATCGAAAGGCAGGTTTCTGATGACGCCCGTAAGAAAGTCGCAGATTTTGTGATTAACAACAATGAAAATTCTGCTTTGATCCCCCAGGTAATGCAGCTACACAGGCAATTTTTAGCCTTTAATAAAAACTAA
- a CDS encoding YbbR-like domain-containing protein: protein MNYVPPNPNRIKTFIGCLLAASFFWLMNVLNTENYSIKLNYPLEIEYDNSSYVPMQPLPRRISVNVSGDGWTLLQKSWLNFNANPVVYKVLNPNEASFINSTTLTDQVTELFPNLHVNYVVADTFELSFEPKIRKIIPIRIDSAGINIKPGYVISSIINVSPSLISVDGPVSLVKSYPDTIRVSVPTPKIQGNYDESLPIPLPVSPLVDVSHRDVFVSFEVAQFLNVPL, encoded by the coding sequence GTGAATTACGTACCACCAAACCCAAACAGAATCAAAACTTTTATTGGATGCTTGCTGGCTGCGTCTTTCTTTTGGCTGATGAATGTGCTGAATACCGAGAACTATTCGATCAAGCTCAACTATCCGCTTGAAATTGAGTACGATAACTCATCCTATGTTCCTATGCAGCCCTTGCCGAGGAGGATTTCAGTGAATGTGTCAGGTGATGGATGGACTTTGCTGCAGAAATCGTGGCTGAACTTCAACGCAAATCCTGTGGTGTATAAGGTTTTAAACCCGAATGAAGCCAGCTTCATTAATTCAACGACACTCACAGATCAGGTTACAGAGCTTTTTCCAAACTTGCATGTAAACTATGTTGTCGCCGATACCTTTGAGCTGAGTTTCGAGCCTAAAATCAGGAAAATTATTCCGATTCGGATCGATAGTGCGGGGATCAATATCAAGCCGGGATACGTGATTTCCAGCATTATCAACGTTTCTCCATCATTGATTTCTGTTGACGGACCTGTTTCGCTGGTGAAATCGTATCCCGACACCATCCGCGTCTCGGTACCTACCCCCAAAATTCAGGGTAACTATGATGAAAGTCTCCCCATTCCGCTTCCCGTTTCACCTCTCGTTGATGTAAGTCACCGTGATGTATTCGTCAGCTTCGAAGTGGCGCAATTTCTGAATGTACCTTTATAG
- the yajC gene encoding preprotein translocase subunit YajC translates to MKLSLLAQAASDGSQTMIYQVVMWVGIIGVFYFFMIRPQQKKQKEQKELLTNLKKGDQVVTIGGIHARIYTVEEATVTLELDKGVKLTVEKSAISRTIAA, encoded by the coding sequence ATGAAGCTTTCTCTCTTAGCCCAGGCAGCATCCGACGGTTCACAAACCATGATTTATCAGGTTGTTATGTGGGTCGGTATTATCGGCGTATTCTATTTTTTCATGATCCGCCCGCAGCAAAAAAAGCAAAAGGAACAAAAAGAATTGCTTACCAACCTTAAAAAAGGTGACCAGGTTGTTACCATCGGAGGAATTCATGCCAGAATTTACACCGTGGAAGAGGCAACTGTGACCCTTGAACTGGACAAAGGAGTAAAATTAACTGTCGAAAAGTCGGCGATCTCACGCACCATAGCCGCATAA
- a CDS encoding DUF1573 domain-containing protein, which yields MRKTFVCILFGIAFSFFNCSNEGKKEDEKQASSKMPVFALLDSASFDFGTIQEGAVVEHDFKFKNEGEYPLILSNISSSCGCTTPEWPKEPIGPNETSSIKVRFDSKNKVGPQVKTITVYANTEPANTELRLKGIVNAAPKPATGK from the coding sequence ATGAGAAAAACTTTTGTTTGCATACTCTTCGGAATTGCGTTTTCTTTTTTCAATTGTTCTAATGAAGGAAAAAAGGAAGATGAAAAACAGGCATCGTCAAAAATGCCTGTTTTTGCATTGCTTGACAGTGCTTCCTTCGATTTTGGGACTATTCAGGAAGGTGCGGTAGTTGAGCACGATTTTAAGTTTAAAAATGAAGGGGAATATCCGCTGATCCTGAGCAATATATCTTCTTCCTGTGGCTGTACTACACCTGAATGGCCGAAAGAGCCGATCGGGCCGAATGAAACATCCAGCATCAAGGTACGTTTCGACAGCAAAAATAAGGTTGGGCCGCAGGTAAAAACGATCACCGTTTATGCGAACACCGAACCCGCAAACACGGAGCTGCGCTTGAAAGGCATTGTAAATGCTGCCCCAAAGCCAGCGACAGGCAAATAG
- a CDS encoding YtxH domain-containing protein gives MSKTSNSLIAFLTGCVTGAALGILYAPDKGEVLRTQLTYRLSKYREKLQEVVQDLVDKKDQPDNFSRSEGERVVNDAREKAEKLLEDVDRLMAQIKGQAS, from the coding sequence ATGAGTAAAACCAGTAATAGTCTGATTGCATTTCTGACAGGTTGTGTCACAGGTGCTGCATTGGGAATTCTTTATGCGCCTGACAAAGGAGAAGTACTCAGGACGCAATTGACTTACCGACTTTCAAAATACCGGGAAAAACTTCAGGAAGTAGTTCAGGATTTAGTTGATAAAAAAGACCAGCCTGATAATTTTTCCCGCTCGGAAGGAGAAAGGGTAGTGAACGATGCCCGTGAAAAGGCGGAGAAACTGCTCGAAGATGTAGACCGTCTGATGGCGCAGATTAAAGGTCAGGCCAGCTGA
- the nusB gene encoding transcription antitermination factor NusB, which produces MLNRRLLRTKAVQALYARQLTAEANRLLALDHIEAAFQPDLNSMEFQDKPKLAGMNKLANIALDEFIKNGKLSDDDLPDQVIRTARSAYEAYARQTKTDGEKMVRRVLNETELIHTDFIRILSMLIELSHQAKIDRERRYEDPEAPFPKSSGLNSNRVIQVLTEDKALEEEIIRSGINWSNEMGVIRKTYREALRKDEVYEAYCRQTEHSAEEDQALIQHILRQVILKHEVPLEYLEQRDLYWADHSELIRGLAIKTLKSADSAQTFQLAPLTKDWEEDREFVEELCRIVVAESDQYDIYLDDQLKNWELERIALVDLIILKTALAELIHFPGIPVKVTINEFIEIAKRYSTPKSGKFVNGVLDVLSVKLAKEGVIRKSGRGLIDNK; this is translated from the coding sequence ATGCTGAATAGGAGATTATTAAGGACCAAAGCTGTTCAGGCGCTTTATGCCAGGCAATTGACTGCTGAGGCAAACCGCCTGCTGGCGTTGGACCACATTGAAGCGGCTTTTCAACCCGATTTGAACTCGATGGAGTTTCAGGACAAACCGAAGCTCGCCGGGATGAACAAACTGGCGAATATCGCCCTCGATGAATTTATCAAGAACGGAAAGCTGAGTGATGATGATCTTCCTGACCAGGTAATCAGGACAGCCAGAAGTGCCTATGAGGCATATGCCCGTCAGACCAAAACCGACGGTGAGAAGATGGTAAGAAGGGTTTTAAATGAAACCGAGCTTATCCATACCGATTTTATCCGGATACTCTCAATGCTTATCGAACTATCGCACCAGGCGAAGATCGACCGCGAAAGAAGATACGAAGATCCCGAAGCGCCTTTTCCGAAAAGTTCCGGCCTCAATTCCAACCGGGTTATCCAGGTGTTGACTGAGGATAAGGCATTAGAGGAGGAGATTATCCGCAGCGGGATCAACTGGAGCAATGAAATGGGCGTGATCCGTAAAACATACCGGGAGGCATTACGGAAAGACGAAGTTTACGAAGCATACTGTCGCCAAACCGAGCATTCTGCCGAGGAAGATCAGGCGCTGATCCAGCATATTTTAAGACAGGTAATATTGAAGCATGAAGTTCCTTTGGAATACCTGGAACAACGTGACCTGTACTGGGCCGACCATAGCGAACTAATCCGCGGCCTGGCTATTAAAACATTAAAATCAGCAGATAGCGCCCAAACTTTTCAATTGGCACCGCTTACGAAAGACTGGGAAGAGGACAGGGAGTTTGTGGAAGAACTTTGCCGCATTGTGGTTGCTGAAAGCGATCAGTATGATATTTATCTTGACGACCAGTTGAAAAATTGGGAGCTTGAGCGGATCGCCTTGGTAGATCTTATTATTCTCAAAACCGCTCTGGCAGAGCTTATTCATTTTCCCGGAATACCTGTTAAAGTTACTATTAACGAGTTTATTGAAATTGCAAAAAGGTACAGTACCCCAAAAAGTGGTAAGTTTGTAAACGGCGTCCTCGACGTTTTGTCAGTAAAGCTCGCGAAGGAAGGAGTGATTAGGAAGAGCGGAAGGGGGTTGATCGACAATAAATAA
- a CDS encoding ABC transporter ATP-binding protein has translation MKALKYLNKYLWKYKWYLILGILFTIISNLFGIIPAQLVRYALDLVIETLDIYYLFNGVSLQTEMYDIFAFSILLYGLLILLMALLKGIFLFLVRQTIIVMSRHIEFALKNDIYQHYQTLPASFFRKHSTGDLMARISEDVSNVRIYVGPALMYGINLLVLFVLVISYMVSVSPQLTLYVLLPLPVLSVSVYVVNSMIMKRSQEIQKQLSALSTYVQEAFSGIRVIKSFVQEKHSFNNFEKEAEVFKNKSLKLTKVDAFFYPIIIMLIGLSNILIIYVGGQEIIAGKLTPGNITEFILYVNILTWPVMALGWTTSQIQRAASSQTRINEFLNEKTTLISEKNLVTQLEGGIKFQHVNFVYPDSGIQALENFDLEIKPGETVAILGTTGSGKSTLAHLLCRLYDPTSGQILIDNVPMKDYDVHAYRRQIGYVPQDVFLFSDSIQNNVRFGTEDMPFERIEQAVRDADLYQNIMDFPQGYDTVLGERGITLSGGQKQRLSIARAIARDPKILVLDDCLSAVDTNTENIILNNMKRIMDQRTSVIISHRVSSAKLADKIVVLDEGRIIEQGTHAALMEQNGAYKELYEKQLVAEEV, from the coding sequence GTGAAGGCGTTAAAGTACCTCAATAAGTACTTATGGAAATACAAATGGTATCTCATACTGGGGATACTTTTTACCATAATCTCTAATCTTTTCGGGATTATTCCTGCTCAGCTGGTCAGGTATGCGCTGGACCTGGTGATCGAAACGCTCGACATCTACTACCTCTTCAATGGCGTTTCACTGCAAACTGAAATGTACGATATCTTCGCTTTCAGTATCCTGCTCTATGGCTTGCTGATCCTGCTGATGGCGCTGCTCAAAGGTATCTTCCTGTTTCTGGTGCGGCAAACGATCATCGTCATGTCGAGGCACATTGAATTTGCCCTCAAAAATGACATTTACCAGCATTACCAGACGCTCCCTGCAAGTTTCTTTAGAAAGCATAGCACCGGTGACTTAATGGCCCGGATTTCCGAAGATGTCAGCAATGTGCGGATTTACGTCGGCCCTGCGCTCATGTACGGGATCAACCTGCTGGTTTTGTTTGTGCTCGTGATCTCTTATATGGTCTCTGTGAGCCCACAGCTTACTTTATATGTTCTGCTTCCATTGCCTGTGCTTTCTGTCAGTGTTTATGTGGTCAATAGTATGATCATGAAACGTTCGCAGGAAATCCAGAAACAACTTTCGGCACTGTCTACTTACGTTCAGGAAGCTTTCTCCGGAATCAGGGTGATCAAGTCATTTGTTCAGGAAAAACACTCTTTTAATAATTTCGAAAAAGAGGCTGAAGTATTTAAAAATAAGTCTCTAAAACTCACCAAGGTCGACGCCTTTTTCTATCCGATCATTATCATGCTGATCGGGCTCAGCAACATCCTGATCATTTACGTGGGCGGCCAGGAGATCATTGCAGGCAAACTTACCCCGGGGAATATCACCGAGTTTATATTGTACGTCAATATCCTTACCTGGCCGGTGATGGCATTGGGCTGGACTACCAGTCAAATCCAGCGGGCGGCATCTTCGCAAACCAGGATCAATGAATTTTTAAACGAAAAAACGACCCTCATATCCGAGAAAAATCTGGTTACGCAGCTGGAAGGCGGTATTAAATTCCAGCATGTAAACTTTGTTTACCCCGATTCGGGCATTCAGGCACTGGAGAACTTTGATCTTGAAATAAAACCGGGCGAAACAGTTGCGATCCTGGGCACGACAGGTTCGGGAAAAAGTACGCTGGCACATTTGCTCTGCCGGCTGTACGACCCCACAAGTGGACAGATCCTGATCGATAACGTCCCTATGAAAGACTATGACGTGCACGCTTACCGCAGGCAGATCGGTTATGTGCCGCAGGATGTGTTCCTTTTTTCCGATTCGATACAAAACAATGTGCGGTTTGGTACGGAGGATATGCCTTTCGAGCGAATTGAGCAGGCAGTCAGGGATGCGGATCTGTATCAAAACATCATGGATTTTCCACAGGGCTACGATACGGTTTTAGGAGAAAGAGGTATTACGCTTTCCGGAGGGCAGAAACAGCGGCTTTCCATTGCCCGCGCGATCGCACGCGACCCGAAAATTTTGGTACTGGACGATTGCCTTTCTGCCGTTGATACGAATACGGAGAATATTATTCTCAATAACATGAAACGCATTATGGACCAGCGCACTTCGGTGATCATTTCTCACCGGGTATCCTCTGCGAAACTGGCGGATAAAATTGTGGTACTGGACGAAGGCAGGATCATCGAGCAGGGTACGCACGCCGCATTGATGGAGCAGAACGGAGCTTATAAGGAGCTTTACGAGAAGCAGCTCGTCGCCGAGGAAGTGTAA
- a CDS encoding LexA family transcriptional regulator, producing MPADEEFKRFKQVREELNLTQAAFAEELGISATTADIERGRTRIPGQVVKELLKKYHINPLWLFGESTQKFLHSDKLSVSPKVVTVDSAGNENIVLVNAKAAAGYPSNIGDAQWFESLPAFGIPLPEYRNASFRGFQVDGDSMSPVLQSGEWIVGKAVDDLENLSSKRMYVVVTNDSVLVKKVQKEGQSGFVNLVSLNPDYAPIRVDQNEIREMWQVSSKLTFNLEADTQQVSLQSLHNDVKELKEEMKKLAK from the coding sequence ATGCCAGCAGACGAAGAATTCAAACGGTTCAAACAAGTAAGAGAAGAGCTGAATCTTACCCAGGCGGCATTCGCGGAAGAACTGGGTATCAGCGCAACCACGGCGGATATCGAGCGGGGCAGGACCCGCATTCCCGGGCAGGTCGTAAAGGAGCTTTTAAAGAAATACCATATTAATCCTCTGTGGCTCTTTGGCGAGAGTACCCAGAAATTTCTGCATTCAGATAAATTGTCGGTCAGTCCGAAGGTCGTGACTGTTGATAGTGCGGGAAATGAAAACATCGTGCTGGTCAATGCAAAAGCAGCCGCTGGCTATCCCAGCAATATCGGCGATGCGCAGTGGTTCGAAAGCCTGCCTGCATTCGGAATTCCGCTTCCTGAATATCGAAACGCTAGTTTCCGCGGTTTTCAGGTGGATGGTGACAGTATGTCGCCGGTATTACAGTCGGGCGAATGGATCGTGGGAAAGGCTGTGGATGATCTTGAAAACCTGAGCAGTAAGCGGATGTATGTAGTCGTAACTAACGATAGTGTGCTGGTAAAAAAAGTGCAGAAAGAAGGTCAGTCAGGATTTGTAAACCTGGTTTCTCTCAATCCCGACTATGCCCCGATCCGCGTCGACCAGAATGAAATCAGGGAAATGTGGCAGGTAAGCAGTAAGCTGACATTCAACCTCGAAGCAGACACCCAGCAGGTAAGCCTGCAAAGTCTGCACAATGACGTGAAGGAATTGAAAGAGGAAATGAAAAAGCTGGCAAAATAG